The following is a genomic window from Methanoplanus sp. FWC-SCC4.
CTTTCATACTGGAAAACAAAATTTCCGCCGGCAAGGATATCATCCTTGTACTGGTCAATCTTTGGATTTTTAACGAAATCTTCAGGATTCCAGTTATCAAGAAACAAAAGGAGTCCTTTTGCAGCCGGATTATTTACAACATCAAGCAGACTGTGATGAAGTTTCTTAAACTCCTCAAAACATTCAAGCGAACGTGGATGAGTTAAAACAACCTCTTTTTCACCATCCTCTAAAAGAACACAGCCGCCTTTATACAGATATTTCTTCTCATAATCTGCTCTTTTTACCTTCTCAACACCAAAGACATACTTTGCATTTTCACACAGGAAATAAGGGGTAACACTGTTTGCACGGGAATTCTGCTGCGGGACATCCATCATCCGCGGTCTGGGCTTTTTATCATCTGATCGCAGATCAATGATGTTTAAAAGCTCGCCTTCACCTGAAATTATAAGATTAAATGAAACCTTTGCACTGCTGTAACCGGGACGTGAAATAGAGACACTCTCATCATTCGCCAGAATATCATAATACCGGCATAAAGACTCAATTATCACGACAGACCTCCGTAACAGAGACATTTGTTCACATCAATCTCCCCGTCAGTCATACTTGCCCTGAAAAATACAGCTTTGTTCTCATCTTCAAAGTCTATGTCATGCAGCATAAACCCAAGATCCTTCTCACCACCTTTTTCACCGGAATAATAGGAATCAGGAACATCACCTTCAATAAATTCAAATGAGACAGGAAACTCACGGCAGCCGAAATACGGCTGATGAAAGCACTGACCTCTCTTCATTCTCCGAAGAGCAATATTGTAGTGCTTCTTTTCGGTATCATCAGGACCTGCCTTATCAGTCATTTCAAAATGTGCCTCAATGCAGTAGCAGACATCACGTAAAACAAGCGATGCACGCTGAACTCTGTCATCATTTGAATCCTGATAAAGGGAAACATCCCCGCCTTTAATTGCATTTTTGACCTTGTTCGCCGGAATTTTCCCAAGAACCTCGTTTCTCCTGATATTGTCAAAGCTGATTTTATTCAGCACATGAATCTTGTCAATCTTCCAAGAGATTGCAGGCTTCCAGTAAATTGCCTCCAAAATGCCCCTTGCAGCCGAAGGAGTCATTACATCATAACTCACCCGTTCGACTTTCATCTCAGGCCGTGTAAAACAGGCGTAATCGCCCCATACTTTTAGTTTAATTCCATAACCCAATGCTAATTCACCTCCTTTAAGCTATCAAAAGCGCTCCGTTGAATTCATCGGAAGAAATCCTCAACAGACCGGTTTTTTCTGAATAAAGGGACTCAGATGTAAGAATATAGTACCTGTCTGCAATAAGTTCCAGGGCATTTGATTCATTCAAAGCCTTAAACTCATGCGGATAAACCGAAACACTATATCCCTGAAGTTTTCGTCCATAATTTTCAGGAAAACCAATCTTTTGGATCTCTTTGATTGCTTTTCTTGCGCTGTCATCAAAAGGAATAATAATATCCTTCGTGTTTTCGTCAATTATTCTGAAATCATCACTGACATCTCCAAATGGAAATGCACATTCACCTACCCTTTTTTCAAGGGATAGCAGTATCTTCTTTTTGTCAAGCCCTTCATCTCCTTCATTAAAATATAATTTTTTGAAATATTCACTGACAGCTTCAGGCGATAGCGGATCTTCAAACTCTCTGAATATCATCTCACCAATCTCAGCCGTTCTGCTCTGCCAGCTTGTCGCTTTTCCGTAATCCTCAGTTGATCTGAATACAAAAATCTCCCCTAAATCCCTTTTGCCTTCACGGTTGCATCTTCCTGCGGCCTGTGCAATAGAATCGATGCCTGTCCGGGCCCTGTAAACAAAAGGAAAATCGACGTCAACACCGGCCTCTATTAACTGTGTCGAAATAACCCTGCACGGTTTGCCTTCCTTTAAAAGAGAACGAATTTTTTCAAGCTGTTCTCTTCTGTGCACAGGACACATTCCTGCACTCAGGTGAAAACAGCTGCCATCATCTTTAGATATTTCCGATTCAGTTATTCTTTGATAAAGAAGTCTGGCATGCTTTCTGGTGTTTACAACGCATAGAGCCTGATGATGGCCGGTTATTCTCTCTGATAACTCTTCATCAGAAATATCTCCAAGGTTATTGACATGAACACGCCTGAAATGCTCATAAAGCTCTTTTGGCGATTCCATAATCTCAACCGGCTGTATATCCTCATCCAGAAAATCCCCAATCTTCGGCTGCGTTGCAGTGCAGATAACAACCGTCGATCCGTAATTTCTGACAAGTTCCGATAAAGCAGAAAGGCAGGGTTTTAGGTATTTTGTCGGAAGCATCTGTGCCTCGTCAAGAATGATAACACTCCCTGAAAGATTGTGAATTTTTCGACACCTTGATCTTTTGTTTGAAAAAAGAGACTCAAAGAACTGAACATTGGTTGTCACAACAACAGGCATATCCCAGTTTTCAGATGATAGTTTCAGCATATCCTCCTGATTAAAATCCCCGACATCCTCAAAACCCTCTTTTCCCGGATCATAATTGCTGTGATGTTCGAGGACATTTCCGCTTCCGAATATTTCCCTGAAAACTTTGGCATTCTGCTCGATGATGCTTGTATAGGGAATTACGTAAAAAATTCTCTTAAGGTCGTACTTTTTAAGATGCAATAGAGCAAAAGCCATTGATGAGAGGGTTTTCCCGCCGCCGGTCGGAACACTCAGCGTAAAAATGCCGGGCTTAAGTTCTGCCTTTCTTCTGCACTCCTGATAAATCTCATTTCTGCTTTGGTTTACGGGCGTATCCTCACATGACAATGAAATATCTCTCATCCGGTTTTCAAACTTTTCAAAAAGAGATTCAAAGGATTCATATTTCCCCCTTAAAGCTGATTTTTCAGGATTTGCAAACCTCTCGGTATCAAGTGAATCCGCATCAACAAGGCAGGAGTATAGCATCCGGATATAAAATGAGATTGTAAACCCGGGTTTTGTAGGGGAACATACCAGCGTTGGATTGAAAGAATTCAAATCAGGGGGTTCAACCTCATATTTGTATGCGGAATAGTCATGAAGGACGGCGTTTTTGATCCTGCATTCAAGACCGCTTTCAGGGGTTCCGTAATTGAGGATACCTCCGTGATGTCCCGCAATAATATATTCAAGAATCCTGCTTAATGAAGGATTATAAAGACCCTTTGCCTCAACTGCCCCTGCTGTTGAATGATCAACTCTTATTCTCCTCCCTTCAAGCCGGTTTTGAAATTCCCCGGAATATTTTCCAATATCATGCAGGAGTCCTCCTGCGTAGGCAATCCTGCCTGAACCAAAGTCATCTGCAAATCCTGATGAAATCTGTGCCACACTTTCGAGGTGATCCTTTAGAGTCTGCCAGTCGCTTTTATTCGCATTTTCCGTAGTATGTGCATAGTACATCTGATACCACAACTTTTGTATTACTATGAGGAATGAGTCAAAAGGAAAAACAAGGATTCATAGCATAGATTCTCCGGCAATTAACGAGAAACAACGATTATATCCATATCTCATATGCAAAGGGCAAATCACGATTATATTTGCCTGTTGAATTATTATCCCCTTATTTCAATCCCCACAATTGAAATTATTAAATTCTGGTTTAAAATTATACAAACCACGAAGAGACTATGTTACCGATTCATCAGTACATAAACAAATCAAAGCACTTTCTCTCTTCTCTAACGAAGAGTGATTACACAGGATTTTTATTTATATATTCCTATTTTAAATTATAAAATACTAAATCCACGGAAAATAATTAATCAAATCTGTTAAAAATATTCAGCCTTAAAAAAATTCTCACAATGAATAATTCTCTTAAATCTTAATATATATATGACCTAGTTAATTTGATTTGGATTATATTAAATTACAATCAATCATTTTTAATTAAAAAAATTACATAAACATTTTATTCAACTGTGATAATTATGGTAAAATGGTATAACAGTATAATGACAAAGCTCACAGTCAGTTTTCTGATCCTGATAGTTGTAATCTCAGGAATGAGCTTTTTTTACACATACGGTGAAACAAAAACCGCACTCAA
Proteins encoded in this region:
- the cas5c gene encoding type I-C CRISPR-associated protein Cas5c, with the protein product MGYGIKLKVWGDYACFTRPEMKVERVSYDVMTPSAARGILEAIYWKPAISWKIDKIHVLNKISFDNIRRNEVLGKIPANKVKNAIKGGDVSLYQDSNDDRVQRASLVLRDVCYCIEAHFEMTDKAGPDDTEKKHYNIALRRMKRGQCFHQPYFGCREFPVSFEFIEGDVPDSYYSGEKGGEKDLGFMLHDIDFEDENKAVFFRASMTDGEIDVNKCLCYGGLS
- the cas3 gene encoding CRISPR-associated helicase Cas3'; the protein is MYYAHTTENANKSDWQTLKDHLESVAQISSGFADDFGSGRIAYAGGLLHDIGKYSGEFQNRLEGRRIRVDHSTAGAVEAKGLYNPSLSRILEYIIAGHHGGILNYGTPESGLECRIKNAVLHDYSAYKYEVEPPDLNSFNPTLVCSPTKPGFTISFYIRMLYSCLVDADSLDTERFANPEKSALRGKYESFESLFEKFENRMRDISLSCEDTPVNQSRNEIYQECRRKAELKPGIFTLSVPTGGGKTLSSMAFALLHLKKYDLKRIFYVIPYTSIIEQNAKVFREIFGSGNVLEHHSNYDPGKEGFEDVGDFNQEDMLKLSSENWDMPVVVTTNVQFFESLFSNKRSRCRKIHNLSGSVIILDEAQMLPTKYLKPCLSALSELVRNYGSTVVICTATQPKIGDFLDEDIQPVEIMESPKELYEHFRRVHVNNLGDISDEELSERITGHHQALCVVNTRKHARLLYQRITESEISKDDGSCFHLSAGMCPVHRREQLEKIRSLLKEGKPCRVISTQLIEAGVDVDFPFVYRARTGIDSIAQAAGRCNREGKRDLGEIFVFRSTEDYGKATSWQSRTAEIGEMIFREFEDPLSPEAVSEYFKKLYFNEGDEGLDKKKILLSLEKRVGECAFPFGDVSDDFRIIDENTKDIIIPFDDSARKAIKEIQKIGFPENYGRKLQGYSVSVYPHEFKALNESNALELIADRYYILTSESLYSEKTGLLRISSDEFNGALLIA